ACGCTTGTCTTGGAGGGCAAGCCAAACCCACCGCTCCGCTTCTACGGAAGGGACAACATAATAGTGGCCGTCGCGGACATCTACGTCCCACCAACGCTCGTAAACGAGATAGCGAGGGAGCTCGCCAGATACCTCAGGGAGATGAACGCCCGGACTGTGGTCTCCCTCGGCGGGATGGGAATCGGATTCTTCAAGGAGAAGATGGAAGTATGGGGTGTGGGAGCGAGGGAAGAGCTCAACAGGAAACTTGAGGAAGCTGGAGTAAAGGTGCTCCAGTATGGCTCGATAATGGGGATGAGCGGAAAGCTCTTCTGGGAGGCCTCGAAGGAGGGCCTTGACGCCTACGTCCTCCTCGGCGAGACCTTTGGGGACAGACCCGACCCGAGGGCGGCGGCCAACGTCGTAGAGGCCCTGAAGAAGATAGTCCCCATAGAGGTGTCAACGGAGCCCCTCATCAAGGAAGCGGAGATGATAGAGGAACAGCTCAGGAGGATGCACCAGCAGATGGAGGAGGCGAGGAAGAAGGCCCAGCAGCAGTATGAAACCCTCTACCTGTGAGGTGAGAGCATGGAGGCGGTGGTTCTTGCCGGAATAGCCAGAAGGGTCCTCGATGAGCTGTTAAGAAACCCCTACAGGACGATTGAGCTCAGGAGCGCGAGGAACGTCCTTGCGGTGGAGAAAGCCCTAGAGGAGGCCTCAAGGCTGTTCCTTACCTACGACCCCTTCGAGGACGTCTCGGTCGGAACCGAGGGCCTGCTAGCTGAACTCCTTGAGGCGAGGGAGATTGAGACGAGGGTTCCATGGGAGGAGAGCGACGAGAGAGAAGTGACCGTCTGCAGGGCAAAGGTAAAGCTCCTCGGGCTCGGAAGGGTCACCGAGGTTGAGAGGGAGGGAGAGGTGATAATCGTCAGGGTCAGGGAGCTCCTCCCGCACGAGATGGGCATGGGTTAAAAGAGAGTCCTCTGCCTGCCCCTGCTTCTCTCCCTTTTTGGGGGCTCAAGCTTTCTGAACTCAAGACCCTCCTTTTCGAGGAGCTTCCTTGCCCCCGAAGTTAAAGAGGGGGCGACGAGGATTCCCCTAACCCTATCCCCGTACTCCTCCTTTAAGGTCTCTACGTAGCTCTTAAGCTGCCTGACCGCGTGAAGTTCGGCCCGCCTGCGCTTCAGCTCGAGGACGACGACGTTTCCGTCTTTATCCACACCGAGGATGTCCACTATTCCGTGCCTTATCGGTTTCTCCCTGTGAAGGGGCCTGAAACCGTGCTCTATCAGTTCGGGCTTCCTGAATATCATCTCGGCCATCTCTGCCTCGCTGCCGGTGAGGGCCAGCTCCTCGTAGTCCTCCGCCCGAAAGAGAACCACGTGGTATATCTCCTCCATCTCGACCACGAGGGTCTCGCGGGGTTTCCTCCTCACCGAGACGAGGGCCGGAAGTTCGCGCATCTCAAAGCGGACAACGCTTCCCGGGGGTTGCCAGTTGACGGGCTCCCTCTTCTTGCTCTGGTGGACGAGAAAAGAGCCGTCCGGTTTGACGACTATAACCCTGTCCCCGGAACCGAGCTCGCTCTTGGCCCTTCCCTCGTAGTGAACCTTACAGCGGGCAAAAACAACGAGCACAGCTCCCCGGGAGATGGCCCTCTCGAAAATCTCGCGGGCTTCCTCGGGAGCCGGCTCGCTCAGATACTCGACCTTGTTCATGGAAAAAGGTGGGAACGGGGGTTAAAAAATTAGTCCTCAACACCCTTGTCGGTTATCCTGAAGACGGCCTCGCCCTCGGGAAGGTGCGGGCTGTCTATCAAGCGAGCAACCCTCTTCCCGGCCTTGCCCTTCCTGAGGTAAACCCTGAGCGTTGCGCTGTGTGCTAAAATGTGACCGCCGACTGGCCTCGTGGGGTCGCCGAAGAAGGCATCGGGCTTAGCCTGAACCTGGTTGGTGACGAAGACGGCTATGTCGTAGAGGTCCGCAAGGCGATGAAGGTCAGCGAGGTGCTTCGCCAGCTTCTGCTGTCTCTCCGCTAAGGTACCCCTGCCCACGTACTCGCTCCTGAAGTGGGACATGAGGGAATCAACGATGAGTAGCTTGACGGGCCTGTCGGTCGAGGCCTTCTCCTTGATTATCTCCTCGGCCTTCTCAACAAGGAGCATCTGGTGGTTGCTGTTGAAAGCTCTGGCTACATAGATGTTCTTCAGGACTTCATCCGGGTCAAGCCCGCGGTTTTCGGCTATCTGCTTTATCCTCTCAGGCCTGAAGGTGTTCTCGGTGTCTATCCAGATGACCGAACCGCCGAGGCCACCCTCCTCGGGGGGCAACTGGACCATCACGGCCAGAGTGTGAGCGAGCTGAGTCTTTCCACTCCCAAATTCTCCGAAGACCTCTGTTATAGCCTGGGTCTCGATGCCACCACCGAGTAGCTTGTCGAGAGCCTTACTTCCAGTGGAAATCCTGCCTATGCTCTTCCTCCTCTCCATGTATTCATCGGCACGCATGAAGGTTCCGATGTTGGCCGCCTCTCTGGCCGCCTGAATTATCTTGAGGGCAGCGCCCTCGCTTATGCCCGCTATCTCCTTGAGTTCAAGGGGTGAAGCAACGGCTATGGCCTCTATGGTGTCGTAGCCGGCCTCCCTGAGCTTTTCGGCGGTGGCGGGGCCAACGCCCGGAAGGTCTTCAAGGGACTTAACCTCCCTGTCCTTTGAGCGTGAAGGCTTTGAACCGGACTCGCCAACAACTTCAAGCTCCTCAAACTCTTCGAGTTCCTTAACGTCCTCCTCAGCTTTCTTCTTTCTCGCCATAAAGCTCACCCGATACCTTTGTTGAGAGTAACCATCGGGGGTTAATATGCTTTTTGCCCCGCTAAACTTGGATGGCTAACTTTTAAGAGTTTCGTCCATTCTGGAAACCAAAGGATTTTAGGTATCAAAACTTACTGAAAAGGGCAGAAATCGGAAAACTAAAAGATTCGAGGGCTAAGAATACTATTTTCCACTGGAAATTCTCGTCTTGACGACTATCAGCTTGCTCCCCTCCGGGATTTTCTCGTCGAGTGCCGGGCCCAGCACGGGCTTTTCAGTGTAGTAACCTATCGGGAAGAGGCCTTCCCGGGAGAGAACCTCAAGGACCTCACCGTATCTCCAACCCCACAGCTCGGGCCTCTCGACAACAGTTATGTCGTAGCCCTCCCGCGAGGTTGTGAGGTCGTCTATGACGTCAACGACCTCCGGCTCAAAGATTGAGCTCGCCAGCAGGCGACCGGCGAGGCTTCTGCTCAGCACCACCCTGTCGGCCCCGGCCTGCTTAAGCAGTTCGACGCTCTCAAGGCTCAACGCCTCCACCAGAACCCTCGCACGGGAAAGCCTCTTCACCATAAGGGTCACGAAGACGGACTTGGAGTCGTCCTCAAGAGCCAGCACCACCGTGGATGCCCTTCCAACCGAGGCCCGCTCAAGGGTCTCCCTGTTGAGGGGGTCGCCTATGAGCACCTCAACCTCCTCAGGAAGCTCGACCTTCCGTCGCTCCTCCTCGCTCGGGAAAACGACCACGAGGGGTTTCCTCTCAAGCTCCCTCCTCTCCATCGCGGAGAGAAGCTCACCAACACAGCTGGGCACGCTACTCCCCTGACCTATGACGACGTAATGGCCTTCATAACCAATCCTGTGCATTCCCATCATCCTCCTTATAGACGATGAAATGACGTATTCGGCGAGTATAGACACGAGGGCCGTGAAAGTGGATATTCCGGCCACAGAGGCTATCATCGCAACTACCCTTCCTGCTGTAGTCTGGGGAGTAACGTCTCCGTAGCCTATCGTTGCCATCGTTATGACTGCCCAGTAGAAGGCTGTGAAGAAGTCAACGCCCTCGAAACGCTCGAAGAGAATCGCAAAGACAACGGCGAGCATCAGAACGGCCAGCGCTATCTGGATGACCCTGCTCCTCCTGACCCTGATGCCCATGCGAAGGAGTTTTCGAACCACGTGCACCGGAAGCATGTAGAATGTTCAGAGGGGATATAAAAAAGTTAGCGGGAAACAGGGATGAACATCAATGGGTCGAAAGCCCCTTTGAAGTCCCTCTTGTTCCAGTGGAAACAAAGGTCTTTTTCGATGGCTATCGAAATAACCCCCCAGAGTTTCATTTCCACTGGAACCCGTTTTCGGAAAAGGACGGCTTCTCTGCAGGTTGACAAACATAAAAGACCAGCATATTGACTTTTTACATTCTGCTCTATCCTAATGTTCATTTTTTATGCCAAAATTCAGACAAATTCTGAACGTTATAGGTTAAATTCAGTGATAATTATGAACAATGTTCATAGAAATGTATAAATACAATTGCTTAAAGAAAAAATGGGAGAGTTTCACCAAAGTTACAATCTTGTTTTGGGAGTATCTTCAAAAGCCGTCTCCAGTGGAAACAAAACTCCCAGGGGGATATGTTCTGTTTAACTTATTTAAATTCATAAACACTTTTGTTTTCCTAAAATGCCCCATTATGTTCTCCAATGAACCACAATGGATACGCACTTATGTTCATTCTTCTTTCAGAGGAAATGCCTTGCTCTCTATTAGGGCCCTTTCCAAACGCAAAATCCAGTGAACTTTGATGTTCATTGGCATTCCCGATTTCCTCTGCACCCAAAAGTGTTAATAGCCCCGGTGCCCTATTTCCACTGGTGGTTTCTCGTGGAAGGTGATCAGGTACTTGAGTGGCTTCGCGCCGGTAGGGACGATGCGGAGGACATAGTTGACCTCCCGTGGGATGTCAAAGAGCTTGAGAATGGCCTTTACGTGGCTTCCCATCCGAAGATGCCCTTCGACCTGCTCGTGTCTTTCGACGACACCTTCGTTCACCTCGCGGTCCCGTTGGGCCTTGAGACCTATTCCCTCAGCAACGAGGATAAGCTCAAGGTTTACCACACGCTCCTCCGCCTCAACGGGGAGATAAACCTGATGAAGTTTTCGCTAACGGGCATGAACGACGAAGTTTACCTCCTCGCCGACCTCGACCTCAAGAGCCTCACCAAGGGGGAGTTCAACGATGCCCTTACAGCCCTGCTCTTTGGCCTGCTGACCGCCGTCTCGGCCCTCGGCCTCGAAGAGGAGTTTAAACAACTTCTCATGGAGAGAATCGTTGCTATGGT
The sequence above is drawn from the Thermococcus sp. genome and encodes:
- a CDS encoding DNA-binding protein; the protein is MEGDQVLEWLRAGRDDAEDIVDLPWDVKELENGLYVASHPKMPFDLLVSFDDTFVHLAVPLGLETYSLSNEDKLKVYHTLLRLNGEINLMKFSLTGMNDEVYLLADLDLKSLTKGEFNDALTALLFGLLTAVSALGLEEEFKQLLMERIVAMVYERLQQGKKRKELLDFLVSRVGMERKDAEALLDELMGGGEGDIGYI
- a CDS encoding DUF473 domain-containing protein translates to MEAVVLAGIARRVLDELLRNPYRTIELRSARNVLAVEKALEEASRLFLTYDPFEDVSVGTEGLLAELLEAREIETRVPWEESDEREVTVCRAKVKLLGLGRVTEVEREGEVIIVRVRELLPHEMGMG
- the radA gene encoding DNA repair and recombination protein RadA, producing MARKKKAEEDVKELEEFEELEVVGESGSKPSRSKDREVKSLEDLPGVGPATAEKLREAGYDTIEAIAVASPLELKEIAGISEGAALKIIQAAREAANIGTFMRADEYMERRKSIGRISTGSKALDKLLGGGIETQAITEVFGEFGSGKTQLAHTLAVMVQLPPEEGGLGGSVIWIDTENTFRPERIKQIAENRGLDPDEVLKNIYVARAFNSNHQMLLVEKAEEIIKEKASTDRPVKLLIVDSLMSHFRSEYVGRGTLAERQQKLAKHLADLHRLADLYDIAVFVTNQVQAKPDAFFGDPTRPVGGHILAHSATLRVYLRKGKAGKRVARLIDSPHLPEGEAVFRITDKGVED
- the nucS gene encoding endonuclease NucS; this translates as MNKVEYLSEPAPEEAREIFERAISRGAVLVVFARCKVHYEGRAKSELGSGDRVIVVKPDGSFLVHQSKKREPVNWQPPGSVVRFEMRELPALVSVRRKPRETLVVEMEEIYHVVLFRAEDYEELALTGSEAEMAEMIFRKPELIEHGFRPLHREKPIRHGIVDILGVDKDGNVVVLELKRRRAELHAVRQLKSYVETLKEEYGDRVRGILVAPSLTSGARKLLEKEGLEFRKLEPPKRERSRGRQRTLF
- a CDS encoding ion channel, which produces MLPVHVVRKLLRMGIRVRRSRVIQIALAVLMLAVVFAILFERFEGVDFFTAFYWAVITMATIGYGDVTPQTTAGRVVAMIASVAGISTFTALVSILAEYVISSSIRRMMGMHRIGYEGHYVVIGQGSSVPSCVGELLSAMERRELERKPLVVVFPSEEERRKVELPEEVEVLIGDPLNRETLERASVGRASTVVLALEDDSKSVFVTLMVKRLSRARVLVEALSLESVELLKQAGADRVVLSRSLAGRLLASSIFEPEVVDVIDDLTTSREGYDITVVERPELWGWRYGEVLEVLSREGLFPIGYYTEKPVLGPALDEKIPEGSKLIVVKTRISSGK
- a CDS encoding proteasome assembly chaperone family protein, with the protein product MEKPVKLILPEIKNPVFIEGYPGIGLVGHIAGNFLAKELNMEMIGYVESPFLPPMTLVLEGKPNPPLRFYGRDNIIVAVADIYVPPTLVNEIARELARYLREMNARTVVSLGGMGIGFFKEKMEVWGVGAREELNRKLEEAGVKVLQYGSIMGMSGKLFWEASKEGLDAYVLLGETFGDRPDPRAAANVVEALKKIVPIEVSTEPLIKEAEMIEEQLRRMHQQMEEARKKAQQQYETLYL